The following coding sequences lie in one Microbacterium sp. XT11 genomic window:
- a CDS encoding DUF1972 domain-containing protein, producing MSKGNALTIAMVGTRGVPAAYGGFETAVEEVGRRLVERGHDVVVYTRGSASREKQYLGMRVVHLPAVPVKQVETLSHTGLSTLHLMTRRRPDAAFVFNAANSPFLPFFRLRRVPTALHMDGLEWRRSKWGPRGKAYYRWAEQFGVRTGDALIADAPGIADYYAHQFQVPTELIRYGAPILESVADARLDELSLAPGGYHLIVARFEPENHVLEIVEGYRRSSATLPLVVVGSAPYSSEYTQRIQRAAQGDDRIRLVGGVYDQELLDALYFHALTYDHGHSVGGTNPSLLRAMGAGTAVLAFDVPFNREVTADDGWFFTTPADAATAFEAAERDPEATREAGTRARERARDAFRWEDVTDAYEDLARRLATGHSVHRVARKARRRAEEW from the coding sequence ATGAGCAAGGGGAACGCCCTCACCATCGCGATGGTGGGGACGCGGGGGGTGCCCGCAGCATACGGAGGGTTCGAGACTGCGGTCGAGGAGGTCGGACGACGGCTCGTCGAGCGCGGTCACGACGTCGTCGTGTACACGCGCGGATCAGCGAGCCGCGAGAAGCAGTACCTCGGCATGCGCGTCGTCCACCTGCCCGCCGTACCGGTGAAGCAGGTCGAGACGCTCAGCCACACCGGGCTGTCGACTCTGCACCTGATGACCCGCCGCCGTCCGGACGCTGCGTTCGTCTTCAACGCCGCCAACTCACCGTTCCTGCCCTTCTTCCGGCTGCGGCGCGTGCCGACGGCGCTGCACATGGACGGCCTCGAGTGGCGCCGGTCCAAATGGGGTCCGCGCGGCAAGGCGTACTACCGATGGGCCGAGCAGTTCGGAGTCCGCACCGGTGACGCGCTCATCGCCGACGCCCCGGGGATCGCCGACTACTACGCGCATCAGTTCCAGGTTCCGACGGAGCTGATCCGCTACGGCGCTCCGATCCTCGAATCGGTCGCCGACGCGCGCCTCGATGAACTGTCGCTCGCACCGGGCGGCTATCACCTGATCGTGGCGCGCTTCGAGCCTGAGAACCACGTGCTCGAGATCGTCGAAGGGTACCGGCGCAGCAGCGCCACCCTTCCGCTCGTGGTGGTGGGTTCCGCGCCGTACAGCAGCGAGTACACGCAGCGCATCCAGCGGGCGGCACAGGGCGACGACCGCATCCGGCTCGTGGGCGGGGTCTACGACCAGGAACTCCTCGACGCCCTCTACTTCCACGCTCTCACCTACGATCACGGGCACTCGGTGGGCGGCACCAACCCGTCTCTGCTCCGCGCGATGGGCGCGGGCACGGCCGTGCTCGCGTTCGACGTCCCGTTCAACCGCGAGGTCACGGCCGACGATGGCTGGTTCTTCACCACGCCCGCCGACGCCGCGACCGCGTTCGAGGCGGCCGAGCGCGATCCGGAGGCCACCCGCGAGGCGGGTACCCGGGCCAGGGAGCGGGCGCGGGACGCCTTCCGCTGGGAAGACGTGACCGACGCCTACGAAGACCTCGCCCGGCGGCTCGCGACGGGCCACAGCGTGCACCGCGTCGCGAGGAAGGCGCGTCGACGGGCCGAGGAATGGTGA
- a CDS encoding TetR/AcrR family transcriptional regulator translates to MTTVAERAARGSVDKFARRRRMLAESALATIAEHGFARTGLRDIAQHSGLSHGTLHYYFADKDDLVGESVWLYKSACARRYDDIVATATSGEELASRVAAEMSWTLRNEAPMHRLWYDLRNQAMFDSGFEETIVRIDELLEKMVWAIVERYSQLTGRPAVLEPAGAYGLVDGLFQHALIRQLRGDADAAERLRAHCEGLILASA, encoded by the coding sequence ATGACCACGGTGGCAGAACGTGCAGCGCGGGGCAGCGTCGACAAGTTCGCCCGGCGTCGGCGGATGCTCGCCGAATCAGCGCTCGCGACGATCGCCGAGCACGGCTTCGCCCGCACGGGCCTGCGCGACATCGCGCAGCACTCCGGCCTCTCGCACGGAACGCTGCACTACTACTTCGCCGACAAGGACGATCTCGTCGGTGAATCGGTCTGGCTCTACAAGTCGGCGTGCGCCCGCCGGTACGACGACATCGTCGCGACCGCGACGAGCGGCGAGGAGCTGGCCTCTCGCGTCGCCGCGGAGATGTCCTGGACGCTGCGGAACGAGGCACCGATGCACCGCCTCTGGTACGACCTGCGCAACCAGGCGATGTTCGACTCCGGCTTCGAGGAGACGATCGTGCGCATCGACGAACTGCTCGAGAAGATGGTGTGGGCGATCGTCGAGCGGTACTCGCAGCTCACCGGCCGACCGGCGGTCCTCGAGCCGGCGGGCGCCTACGGCCTCGTCGACGGACTCTTCCAGCATGCGCTCATCCGCCAGCTGCGAGGAGACGCCGACGCGGCGGAGCGGCTGCGCGCGCACTGCGAGGGGCTGATCCTCGCCTCCGCGTAG
- a CDS encoding intradiol ring-cleavage dioxygenase, which yields MSRIPEPIQTPQGPAYQGRLLDHPDEEVVDQGASFDIRTLISRRGVLSLAGLGVGAVVLAACAPSTSGGSGATATPSSGSDSTSTTASGEIPDETAGPYPGDGSNGPDVLEESGIVRRDITTSIDGSATADGVPLTIEFQILDMANDDAPFAGVAVYAWHCTAQGEYSLYSEGLEDVTFLRGVQVTDADGRLSFTSVYPGCYSGRWPHIHFEVYPDVSAITDSTAAIATSQMAMPEEASTAVYATSAYSGSAQNLAGVTLDGDNVFGDDGGASQLATITGDVSTGYTASLVVRVDTRTTPTAGSAPSGGQGGAGGGGQPPAR from the coding sequence ATGAGCCGCATCCCGGAGCCCATCCAGACCCCGCAGGGTCCTGCCTATCAGGGGCGCCTGCTCGATCACCCCGACGAGGAGGTCGTCGATCAAGGAGCGTCGTTCGACATCCGCACCCTCATCAGCCGCCGAGGGGTGCTGAGCCTCGCCGGTCTCGGTGTCGGCGCGGTGGTCCTGGCGGCCTGCGCCCCGTCGACGAGCGGCGGGTCGGGCGCCACCGCGACGCCGTCGTCCGGGTCGGATTCCACGTCGACCACGGCGAGCGGAGAGATCCCCGATGAGACGGCGGGACCGTACCCCGGAGACGGGTCGAACGGCCCCGACGTGCTGGAGGAATCGGGCATCGTGCGCCGTGACATCACCACCTCCATCGACGGATCCGCGACCGCCGACGGCGTCCCGCTCACGATCGAGTTCCAGATCCTCGACATGGCCAATGATGACGCGCCCTTCGCCGGCGTCGCCGTGTACGCCTGGCACTGCACGGCGCAGGGCGAGTACTCCCTCTACTCCGAAGGGCTCGAGGACGTGACGTTCCTGCGCGGCGTGCAGGTCACCGACGCCGACGGCCGGCTCTCGTTCACCTCCGTGTACCCGGGGTGCTACTCGGGGCGCTGGCCGCACATCCACTTCGAGGTCTACCCTGACGTCTCCGCGATCACCGACTCCACGGCCGCGATCGCCACCTCTCAGATGGCGATGCCGGAGGAGGCCAGCACGGCGGTGTACGCCACGTCGGCGTACAGCGGCTCCGCGCAGAACCTGGCCGGGGTCACGCTCGACGGAGACAACGTGTTCGGCGACGACGGCGGCGCCTCGCAGCTCGCGACGATCACGGGTGATGTCAGCACCGGATACACGGCGTCGCTCGTGGTCCGGGTCGACACGCGCACGACGCCGACGGCGGGTTCGGCGCCCAGCGGCGGCCAGGGTGGCGCCGGCGGGGGAGGGCAGCCCCCTGCCCGCTGA
- a CDS encoding low temperature requirement protein A: MLPRDPNQPHRVASSLELFFDLVFVVAVSTAAVQLHHALAEGDVVHGITSYAMVFFAIWWAWMNFTWFATSFDTDDWLYRVTTIVQMGGVLVLAAGVPRAFHGDFLLPVIGYIVMRIAMIAQWLRASRSAGERLRAATIRYAIGIAAVQVLWVLFLLIPTGPLQLAAFVAFALIEIAVPVFAEYRQQTPWHPHHITERYGLFTLIVLGESLLASANGIIEAIDKVDSLGPLISIAVLTLVVTASLWWIYFWPPHHRAITTFRRSLRYGYTHYFVFAAAGAFSAGIEVELDVLTGHSHVSPVAASLAVSIPIAIFLIGIWWIAIRGNADRVVNTVVPVGAALVLLDPVLPIPVAITALVMVAIVVVLVCRPPVARDGDAHA, translated from the coding sequence ATGCTCCCGCGCGATCCGAACCAGCCGCACCGTGTCGCGAGTTCCCTCGAGCTGTTCTTCGACCTCGTCTTCGTCGTGGCGGTGAGCACGGCGGCAGTGCAGTTGCATCATGCGCTTGCCGAGGGTGACGTCGTCCACGGCATCACGTCGTACGCGATGGTGTTCTTCGCTATCTGGTGGGCCTGGATGAACTTCACCTGGTTCGCCACCTCGTTCGACACCGACGACTGGCTCTACCGCGTCACCACGATCGTGCAGATGGGCGGGGTGCTCGTGCTCGCGGCAGGCGTGCCGCGAGCGTTCCACGGCGACTTCCTGCTGCCGGTGATCGGCTACATCGTCATGCGCATCGCGATGATCGCGCAATGGCTGCGCGCGTCGCGCTCGGCCGGTGAGCGGTTGCGCGCTGCGACGATCCGCTACGCCATAGGCATCGCGGCGGTGCAGGTGCTGTGGGTGCTGTTCCTGCTCATCCCGACGGGCCCGCTCCAGCTCGCAGCCTTCGTCGCCTTCGCCCTCATCGAGATCGCCGTCCCCGTCTTCGCCGAGTACCGGCAGCAGACTCCGTGGCACCCGCACCACATCACCGAGAGGTACGGCCTGTTCACCCTCATCGTGCTTGGCGAGAGTCTGCTCGCCTCGGCGAACGGCATCATCGAGGCGATCGACAAGGTCGACTCGCTGGGACCGCTCATCTCGATCGCGGTGCTCACGCTCGTGGTCACGGCGTCGCTCTGGTGGATCTACTTCTGGCCGCCTCACCACCGGGCCATCACGACGTTCCGGCGGTCGCTGCGCTACGGCTACACGCACTACTTCGTCTTCGCCGCGGCCGGCGCGTTCTCGGCCGGCATCGAGGTGGAGCTCGACGTGCTCACCGGCCACAGCCACGTTTCTCCGGTCGCCGCGTCGCTCGCCGTGTCGATTCCGATCGCGATCTTCCTGATCGGGATCTGGTGGATCGCGATCCGAGGCAACGCCGACCGCGTGGTGAACACCGTCGTACCGGTGGGCGCGGCCCTCGTGCTGCTCGACCCCGTGCTGCCGATCCCCGTCGCGATCACGGCGCTCGTCATGGTGGCCATCGTCGTCGTGCTGGTCTGCCGGCCTCCCGTCGCGCGGGACGGCGACGCGCACGCCTGA
- a CDS encoding glycosyltransferase: MVRATEKTVLVAHPGAELFGSDRMVLESVIGLRSTGARVVVALPSTGPLVEGLRAAGAEVVIVPMLVLRKTLLTPRGLPRLFRDALRGLGSAWRLLGRVRPDAVYVSTIISPQWPAVARVRRVRSVTHVHEAEASGSRLVNTLLYLPHIASNLAVTNSRFTRDTVAHALPALARKTVVIHNGVGSPDSPAAPRPAIEGELRVVYVGRLSPRKGPDLVVEAASQLAQRGVKATVTLVGAVFEGYEWYEQRLREQAAAAGIPVEFAGFQSDVWPFIAASDVLVVPSRADESFGNTAVEGVLAMRPVIASDTSGLREAAAGRPTVRLVRPDDASAIADALVGVRDDWDDIVATVAGVRDDAQAAHAPAVYRDAVAAAVLGA; encoded by the coding sequence ATGGTGAGGGCGACCGAGAAGACGGTGCTCGTGGCGCACCCCGGCGCCGAGCTGTTCGGCTCCGATCGGATGGTGCTCGAGAGCGTGATCGGCCTGCGATCGACCGGGGCTCGCGTGGTCGTCGCGCTGCCGTCGACCGGCCCGCTCGTCGAGGGTCTGCGGGCCGCGGGCGCCGAGGTCGTGATCGTGCCGATGCTCGTGCTGCGCAAGACGCTGCTCACGCCCCGGGGGCTCCCCCGGCTCTTCCGCGACGCGCTGCGCGGACTCGGTTCCGCCTGGCGACTCCTCGGTCGCGTACGCCCTGACGCCGTCTACGTGTCGACGATCATCTCCCCGCAGTGGCCCGCCGTGGCGAGGGTGCGGCGCGTGCGGTCGGTGACCCATGTGCACGAAGCGGAGGCGTCGGGCAGCCGCCTCGTCAACACGCTGCTGTACCTGCCGCACATCGCCTCGAACCTCGCGGTGACGAACAGCCGCTTCACGCGTGACACCGTCGCTCATGCGCTGCCCGCGCTCGCCCGCAAGACCGTCGTGATCCACAACGGCGTGGGCTCGCCCGATTCTCCCGCGGCCCCGCGCCCGGCGATCGAGGGGGAGCTGCGTGTGGTCTACGTCGGACGACTGTCTCCGCGGAAGGGACCCGATCTCGTGGTCGAGGCCGCGTCGCAGTTGGCGCAGCGCGGCGTGAAGGCGACCGTCACGCTCGTGGGAGCCGTGTTCGAGGGTTACGAGTGGTACGAGCAGCGGTTGCGAGAGCAGGCCGCCGCGGCCGGCATCCCCGTGGAGTTCGCCGGATTCCAGAGCGACGTGTGGCCGTTCATCGCGGCGTCCGACGTGCTCGTCGTCCCCTCGCGAGCGGACGAGTCCTTTGGCAACACCGCCGTCGAAGGGGTGCTCGCGATGCGGCCCGTCATCGCGAGCGACACCAGCGGCCTGCGTGAGGCAGCCGCCGGGCGACCGACCGTGCGGCTCGTGCGCCCCGACGACGCATCGGCGATCGCCGACGCACTGGTGGGCGTCCGCGACGACTGGGACGACATCGTCGCCACGGTCGCCGGCGTCCGGGACGACGCACAGGCGGCGCACGCACCGGCGGTCTACCGCGACGCCGTCGCCGCGGCGGTCCTCGGCGCCTGA
- a CDS encoding right-handed parallel beta-helix repeat-containing protein encodes MTSTTPSPASRPSPVRGIFAFLATLFAVAALLTAASRADAAASDSPFLSDTMDRSVASGWGTAPGGGAYTTSSTAIATVADGAATLGAPGAGRTAMVRWNAATATDTSLVTQASVPDELSEKSGVYLSTHVRDTGDRSYAARLRTLGDGRTELSIVVFSGYKATELAGRTVVLGDAVRSGFQVEILAVGSAPVELRARAWAAGEEAPGWQVTATDSSPSRITAAGGLAWSEYASLGGDVAPVHIDGVTASRVAANHAGAQPGTEEQPAGETPDEPGAEAPSDAACDSADAVCDLFTRSQKSAWGEADRGGAWRASASAVLSVDGESGLIASPAAGRVATATLGATLPADTTTTAEVTVPALPRGGSGLYLSLANRIVGDSSYAARLRVQSDGTAELHLLRLTNLATTETVYSAKRLPEKVEAGDSLRVVFQASGTGAVSLSAKAWPVGSTEPAGWTVAATDSTASRISSAGRAGIVLYSARGGDTPAVAIDAFSVRAAEAGAEPAQPGEQPQPPAPAPDGTFPRGDAGAGAPGSSSYAVPATAVHVARGGSDVNDGSAARPLATITAALRKVPSGGTIVVHEGSYHEEVIVPPQKRVTIQPAPGEEVWLPRAQPVSGWRAESGVWVKDGWTLKLDASPTYTKGAADGTSAGWQFVNPEHPMAAHPDQVWVGGAQLKEVASRSLVKAGTFFVDKSRSQLVIGSDPTGKAVEASTLTQAVSIRSAGSVLQGIGVRRYATSVPQMGTVVVAAADVTVSDVTIRDNSTTGLYTWSPRTTFDRVSVIGNGLLGAGASTADGLRVHRMLSVGNNSEQFNRAPVSGALKIGRSRDIEVTDSAFLDNLGQGPWFDESVYDIVFTGNDVVGNTGHGVVFELSEKALIADNVVSHNALNGVYIINTGNAQIWNNTAVGNQRNIAITQDKRRASDTSAAGHDPRQPIPDPTMPWITRNTVLVNNVVGDAGGNCLVCVEDFSKEFTGAQMVSRSDGNLYSRPGPTAPTWFGVWSRGGAGNPAVTNDLDQFVAATGHDANSALVEGRSVVDDEYQVIEEAVPAGVAVRSLAAPSASIAQAVPPAVAAESHLPSGTRVLGAQPR; translated from the coding sequence GTGACCTCGACGACTCCCTCCCCTGCCTCGCGCCCCTCTCCGGTTCGCGGCATCTTCGCCTTCCTCGCCACGCTCTTCGCCGTGGCGGCCCTGCTCACTGCCGCATCGCGCGCAGACGCTGCCGCCTCTGACTCTCCCTTCCTCTCCGACACCATGGATCGGTCCGTGGCATCCGGGTGGGGAACGGCTCCTGGCGGCGGGGCGTACACCACCTCGTCGACCGCGATCGCGACGGTCGCCGACGGGGCTGCCACTCTCGGAGCCCCGGGTGCCGGCCGGACCGCGATGGTCCGTTGGAACGCGGCGACCGCGACCGACACCAGCCTCGTGACGCAGGCGTCCGTTCCCGACGAGCTGTCGGAGAAGAGCGGCGTCTATCTCAGCACGCACGTGCGCGACACCGGCGACCGTTCCTACGCGGCCCGCCTGCGCACGCTGGGCGACGGCCGCACCGAGCTCTCGATCGTCGTGTTCTCGGGCTACAAGGCGACAGAGCTCGCCGGCCGCACCGTCGTGCTCGGCGACGCGGTGCGATCGGGTTTCCAGGTCGAGATCCTCGCGGTCGGCTCCGCTCCCGTCGAGCTGCGCGCTCGTGCCTGGGCTGCGGGCGAGGAAGCGCCCGGCTGGCAGGTCACCGCGACCGATTCCTCTCCCTCGCGCATCACCGCGGCCGGCGGCCTGGCCTGGAGCGAGTACGCGTCTTTGGGCGGCGACGTCGCACCGGTGCACATCGACGGCGTGACCGCGAGCCGCGTGGCCGCGAACCACGCGGGCGCACAGCCCGGCACCGAAGAGCAGCCGGCGGGCGAGACTCCGGACGAGCCCGGCGCCGAGGCCCCGTCCGATGCAGCCTGCGACAGTGCGGATGCCGTGTGCGACCTGTTCACGCGCTCGCAGAAGAGCGCTTGGGGCGAGGCCGACAGGGGCGGTGCGTGGCGCGCCTCGGCATCCGCCGTGCTCAGCGTCGACGGAGAGTCCGGACTCATCGCGAGTCCCGCGGCGGGCCGCGTGGCGACCGCGACCCTCGGCGCGACGCTCCCCGCCGACACGACGACGACGGCCGAGGTCACGGTGCCGGCGCTGCCCCGCGGGGGGTCGGGCCTGTACCTCAGCCTCGCGAACCGCATCGTCGGCGACTCGTCCTATGCCGCGCGCCTGCGGGTGCAGTCCGACGGCACGGCAGAGCTGCATCTGCTCCGCCTGACGAACCTCGCCACCACCGAGACGGTGTACTCGGCGAAGCGGCTCCCCGAGAAGGTCGAGGCCGGCGACTCGCTGCGCGTGGTCTTCCAGGCATCCGGCACGGGCGCGGTCTCGCTCTCTGCGAAGGCGTGGCCCGTGGGATCCACCGAACCTGCCGGGTGGACCGTGGCGGCCACCGACTCCACGGCCTCGCGCATCTCGAGCGCGGGACGCGCCGGCATCGTGTTGTACTCGGCGCGAGGCGGTGACACCCCGGCGGTCGCGATCGACGCGTTCTCGGTCCGTGCCGCCGAGGCGGGCGCCGAGCCCGCTCAGCCCGGAGAGCAGCCGCAGCCTCCGGCTCCGGCACCCGACGGGACGTTCCCGCGGGGGGACGCGGGCGCCGGCGCGCCCGGATCCTCGTCGTATGCGGTGCCGGCCACGGCCGTGCACGTCGCGCGCGGCGGCTCGGATGTCAACGACGGGTCGGCGGCGCGACCGCTGGCGACCATCACCGCGGCGCTTCGCAAGGTGCCGAGCGGCGGCACCATCGTCGTGCACGAGGGCTCCTACCACGAAGAGGTCATCGTGCCTCCGCAGAAGCGCGTGACCATCCAGCCCGCCCCGGGCGAGGAGGTGTGGCTCCCCCGCGCGCAGCCCGTGTCGGGCTGGCGCGCCGAATCGGGCGTCTGGGTCAAGGACGGATGGACGCTGAAACTCGACGCGAGCCCGACCTACACCAAGGGCGCTGCGGACGGGACGTCGGCTGGGTGGCAGTTCGTCAACCCGGAGCATCCGATGGCCGCGCACCCCGACCAGGTCTGGGTCGGCGGTGCGCAGCTGAAGGAGGTGGCGTCGAGGTCGCTGGTGAAGGCGGGAACCTTCTTCGTCGACAAGAGCCGCTCGCAGCTCGTCATCGGCTCCGACCCCACCGGCAAGGCCGTCGAGGCGAGCACCCTCACCCAGGCCGTGTCGATCCGTTCGGCCGGGTCCGTGCTGCAGGGGATCGGTGTGCGGCGGTACGCGACGAGCGTGCCGCAGATGGGCACGGTCGTCGTGGCCGCGGCCGACGTGACGGTCTCCGACGTCACCATCCGCGACAACTCGACGACGGGTCTGTACACGTGGTCGCCGCGCACCACCTTCGACCGTGTCTCGGTGATCGGCAACGGTCTGCTGGGTGCGGGCGCTTCGACCGCCGACGGCCTGCGCGTGCATCGGATGCTGTCCGTGGGCAACAACTCCGAGCAGTTCAACCGCGCACCGGTGTCCGGGGCGCTCAAGATCGGCCGCTCGCGCGACATCGAGGTGACCGACAGTGCCTTCCTCGACAACCTCGGCCAGGGGCCGTGGTTCGACGAATCCGTGTACGACATCGTGTTCACGGGCAACGACGTCGTGGGCAACACCGGTCACGGCGTCGTCTTCGAGCTCTCGGAGAAGGCGCTGATCGCCGACAACGTCGTCTCCCACAACGCCCTGAACGGCGTCTACATCATCAACACGGGGAACGCGCAGATCTGGAACAACACCGCGGTCGGCAATCAGCGCAACATCGCGATCACGCAGGACAAGCGCCGCGCGTCGGACACGAGCGCCGCCGGACACGACCCCCGGCAGCCGATCCCCGACCCGACGATGCCGTGGATCACCCGCAACACCGTCCTCGTCAACAACGTGGTCGGCGACGCCGGCGGAAACTGCCTGGTCTGCGTCGAGGACTTCTCGAAGGAGTTCACCGGCGCCCAGATGGTGTCACGCAGCGATGGGAACCTGTACTCGCGTCCCGGCCCGACCGCACCGACGTGGTTCGGCGTCTGGTCGCGAGGCGGCGCGGGCAACCCCGCGGTGACGAACGATCTCGACCAGTTCGTCGCCGCCACCGGTCACGACGCGAACTCGGCGCTCGTCGAGGGTCGTTCGGTGGTCGACGACGAGTACCAGGTGATCGAGGAGGCCGTGCCGGCCGGCGTCGCCGTGCGATCCCTGGCCGCGCCCTCGGCGTCGATCGCGCAGGCGGTGCCGCCTGCGGTCGCGGCGGAGTCGCACCTGCCCTCGGGGACGAGGGTGCTCGGCGCGCAGCCGCGCTGA
- a CDS encoding sugar transferase, which translates to MTSVEDALSIARTGSVFLPVAAPRAVKPASRTVVAPRVSATLERRRQWERRYRMRLRITDAAVILFAVGATAAIQLMLGSAGEEALRDGVLLGSLWYLTLSALHTRDAALFRASATEYRGVVHASGLAFGIIAMVSVVLGWQHMQPALLVGLPAGLLALLITRWAWRNWLGAQRAHGRFASRTLVVGNKDDVEYVVRTLHPIGASGYQVVGATLLDGNARDVEVDGARFPVLGNVNTVASVAAELGADTIIVASRPEGEPEFIKQLSWQLEGTASELVLSSRLTDVAGPRISFAPVEGLPLIQVEIPTYEGGRHLLKRALDIVVAAVALIPIALVSPIIALLIKLDSPGPVFFFQERVGRDGRRFKMVKFRSMKTDAEQQLAALKEQNEGAGLLFKMKDDPRVTRVGKVLRKLSLDELPQFWNVLIGDMSVVGPRPPLPSEVTAYDGTVFRRLYIKPGITGLWQVSGRSDLSWDESVRLDLRYVENWSVMSDLQIMWRTAKVMVQPSGAY; encoded by the coding sequence ATGACCTCCGTCGAGGATGCTCTGAGCATCGCTCGCACGGGCTCGGTCTTTCTGCCGGTCGCCGCACCGCGGGCCGTCAAGCCGGCGTCGCGCACGGTGGTCGCACCGCGCGTCTCCGCGACGCTGGAACGACGCCGCCAATGGGAGCGGCGTTACCGGATGCGACTGCGGATCACGGATGCTGCCGTCATCCTGTTCGCGGTCGGTGCCACGGCAGCGATCCAGCTGATGCTCGGCAGCGCAGGGGAAGAGGCCCTGCGCGACGGCGTGCTGCTGGGTTCGCTCTGGTATCTGACGCTCAGCGCGCTGCACACCCGGGACGCAGCGCTCTTCCGCGCCAGCGCCACCGAGTACCGCGGCGTCGTGCACGCGAGCGGGCTCGCATTCGGGATCATCGCGATGGTGAGTGTGGTGCTCGGCTGGCAGCACATGCAGCCTGCGCTGCTGGTCGGGCTCCCCGCGGGGCTGCTCGCACTGCTCATCACGCGGTGGGCGTGGCGCAACTGGCTGGGCGCGCAGCGCGCGCACGGCCGGTTCGCGTCACGCACGCTCGTCGTCGGCAACAAGGACGACGTCGAGTACGTCGTCCGCACCCTGCACCCGATCGGAGCCTCGGGCTATCAGGTTGTCGGCGCGACGCTGCTCGACGGCAACGCTCGCGACGTGGAGGTCGACGGAGCCCGGTTCCCGGTGCTCGGCAACGTCAACACCGTCGCGAGCGTCGCCGCCGAGCTCGGGGCCGACACGATCATCGTGGCCAGCCGCCCCGAGGGAGAGCCCGAGTTCATCAAGCAGCTGAGCTGGCAGCTCGAGGGCACGGCATCCGAACTCGTGCTGTCGAGCCGGCTCACCGACGTCGCCGGGCCGCGGATCTCCTTCGCCCCCGTCGAGGGGCTCCCGCTCATCCAGGTGGAGATCCCGACGTACGAGGGCGGAAGGCACCTGCTCAAGCGCGCCCTCGACATCGTCGTGGCCGCCGTCGCTCTCATTCCGATCGCCCTCGTCTCACCGATCATCGCGCTGCTCATCAAGCTCGACTCGCCGGGCCCCGTGTTCTTCTTCCAGGAGCGCGTCGGGCGCGACGGACGTCGGTTCAAGATGGTCAAGTTCCGCTCCATGAAGACGGATGCCGAGCAGCAGCTCGCCGCCCTCAAGGAGCAGAACGAAGGTGCCGGCCTGCTCTTCAAGATGAAGGACGACCCGCGCGTCACGCGCGTCGGAAAGGTGCTGCGCAAGCTCTCCCTCGACGAGCTTCCGCAGTTCTGGAACGTCCTGATCGGCGACATGAGCGTGGTGGGCCCGCGTCCGCCGCTTCCGAGCGAGGTCACGGCCTACGACGGCACGGTCTTCCGCCGCCTGTACATCAAGCCGGGCATCACCGGTCTCTGGCAGGTCTCCGGACGCAGCGACCTCTCGTGGGACGAGAGCGTGCGGCTCGACCTCCGCTACGTGGAGAACTGGTCGGTCATGAGCGATCTGCAGATCATGTGGCGCACCGCCAAGGTCATGGTGCAGCCGAGCGGGGCATACTGA